The nucleotide window CCACCGTTAATATTCCGGATACTGGGATTCCGATTTTCGCCGATGTAATGGATGGTGTACGGACCGGGAGCATTGTAAATATGCGAGAACCGGTAGACGTTGCGGCTAACGTTGTTGCCCAGTGGCGTGGTGCTTTCTCGTACAATAGCATCTAAACCGCTGGATGTACCATCCCCGAAGAAGATGGTTTCTCTGTCATCATCATTGGCCTTCGCATCTGTTACTGCATACGTGACGAGCTTGAAAAAATACCGGCCGGGAATAGGGTTGGCCGTGGTGTCGGCCGTCACCTGAATGTCGCCGGCGCGCAGGTGGGTAGCCTGAGCCGGTCGGGCGCTCAGCGCTGCCAGCAGCACGAGCACCACTGCCCACAGCCGCCGCAGCTGGTCCGGAAGTACGAGTTGAGTCATAGGAAGAGAGTATACAGCCGGCTGGCCGTCAGCAAAGAAGGTCAAGGAAATTACGACAGAAACCTAACAAAATTGTGCCTGATAGGGTTATCCTGAAGTCTAGCGCGTGTTACGGGAACGGCCCGGGATAGATGCAAACGTACAAGGCTGATTGTTTCGTACGTGGTTGGCGCCTACCTTTGGCCGGTACAACCGACCTACCCACACCCTTCAGTAGCTTCTATGAGTTGGATCAGTAATACGTTTTCCAGCAGCATTGGTCGCAAAATCATTATGTCCGTTACGGGCCTGTTTTTGTGCTCCTTTCTGGTCGTTCACTTAGTTGGCAACCTGCAGCTGTTTAAAGACGACAACGGCGTGGCTTTCAATGCCTACTCCGAGTTTATGGGCCACAACCCGGTTATCCGTACCGTTGAGTGGGTGCTGGTGCTGGGCTTCGGCTTTCACATTTACCAGGGCCTGGCGCTGGCAGCTAAAAACCGCGCCGCCCGCGGCAGCAGCTACGTTTCCGACCACATCGAGCAGAACAGCAAGTGGTACTCGCGCAGCATGGCGCTGCTGGGTAGCATTGTGCTGTTCTTTCTAGTAGTACACCTGTACAACTTCCTGGGTTCCCTGCGCTTCACCGATGTACCGCGCGATGCCAACGGCAACGAAGATGCCTACGGGCTGGTGGTGAAAGCCTTCCGCAACCCGCTGTACGTTCTTTTGTATGTAGTGGCGCAGGTGGCGTTGTGCTACCACTTGCTGCATGGCTTCCAGAGCGCCTTCCAGACGCTGGGCCTCAACCACCGCAAGTACACGCCCGCCATTAAAGTACTCGGCTTTGGCTTTTCCATCATAGTGTGCGCCCTGTTCGCCGCTATGCCGGTGTACTTCTACTTCTTCAAGTCCTAACCTCGTCCACCCGATGAACCTGGATTCCAAAATTCCCGAAGGCCCTCTGGCCGAGAAGTGGGACACGCATAAGTTCAACGTTAAGCTCGTCAACCCTGCCAACAAGCGCAAGTACGACGTGATTGTGGTAGGCACGGGCCTGGCTGGCGCTTCGGCGGCAGCTTCGCTGGCCGAGCTGGGCTACAACGTAAAGGCCTTCACCTACCACGACTCCCCCCGACGCGCGCACTCCATTGCCGCGCAGGGCGGTATCAACGCTGCCAAAAATTACCAGAACGACGGGGACTCGGTGTTCCGCCTGTTCTACGACACCATCAAGGGCGGTGACTACCGGGCCCGCGAAGCCAACGTGTACCGGCTGGCCCAGGTGTCGGTCAACATCATTGACCAGTGCGTGGCCCAGGGCGTACCCTTTGCCCGTGAGTACGGTGGGCTGCTGGCCAACCGCTCTTTCGGGGGCGCACAGGTAAGCCGCACGTTCTACGCCCGTGGCCAGACCGGGCAGCAGCTGTTGCTGGGCGCCTATTCGGCGTTGAGCCGGCAGGTGGCCTATGGCAAAGTGAAGCTCTACACCCGCTCCGAAATGCTGGAC belongs to Hymenobacter sp. J193 and includes:
- a CDS encoding succinate dehydrogenase cytochrome b subunit, with translation MSWISNTFSSSIGRKIIMSVTGLFLCSFLVVHLVGNLQLFKDDNGVAFNAYSEFMGHNPVIRTVEWVLVLGFGFHIYQGLALAAKNRAARGSSYVSDHIEQNSKWYSRSMALLGSIVLFFLVVHLYNFLGSLRFTDVPRDANGNEDAYGLVVKAFRNPLYVLLYVVAQVALCYHLLHGFQSAFQTLGLNHRKYTPAIKVLGFGFSIIVCALFAAMPVYFYFFKS